In a genomic window of Sulfurimonas denitrificans DSM 1251:
- the ppk2 gene encoding polyphosphate kinase 2, which produces MREKSKTKIEKKENKKDEKIKIWVKKETLLYEKELEKLQIELLKFQNHVKENGLKVLMIFEGRDAAGKGGTIKRITEHLNPRGARVVALTKPSDQERTQWYFQRYAANLPSAGEIVLFDRSWYNRAMVEPVMGFCSEREHHKFLKDAPQFEKMIVEEDIKIFKFYFSVTKEEQKRRFAQREQDPLKQYKLSDVDLKAQDLWDEYALAKYMMLSATHTETAPWTVVKSDNKKKARINTIKHILNFVDYPNKIDNTQIEVDRDIIVYGRDEAIAMESKFKFSPKNK; this is translated from the coding sequence ATGAGAGAAAAATCTAAAACAAAAATAGAAAAAAAAGAAAATAAAAAAGATGAGAAGATAAAGATTTGGGTAAAGAAAGAGACACTGCTTTATGAGAAGGAGTTGGAAAAACTTCAAATTGAACTGCTTAAATTTCAAAATCATGTAAAAGAGAATGGACTTAAAGTTCTTATGATTTTTGAGGGGCGTGATGCTGCTGGAAAGGGCGGTACGATTAAGAGAATAACTGAGCATCTAAATCCAAGAGGTGCTAGAGTTGTAGCACTTACAAAACCAAGTGATCAAGAACGAACACAGTGGTATTTTCAAAGATACGCAGCAAATTTGCCAAGTGCTGGAGAGATAGTTCTTTTTGATAGAAGTTGGTACAACAGAGCTATGGTTGAGCCTGTTATGGGATTTTGTAGCGAGAGGGAGCATCATAAGTTTTTAAAAGACGCACCACAGTTTGAGAAGATGATAGTAGAAGAGGATATAAAAATATTTAAATTCTATTTTTCAGTAACAAAAGAGGAGCAAAAAAGAAGATTTGCACAAAGAGAGCAAGATCCTCTTAAGCAGTACAAATTATCTGATGTTGATTTAAAAGCTCAAGATTTATGGGATGAGTATGCTCTTGCAAAGTACATGATGTTAAGCGCAACACACACAGAGACCGCTCCATGGACAGTTGTAAAAAGTGACAATAAGAAAAAAGCTAGAATCAATACAATCAAGCATATTTTAAACTTTGTTGATTATCCAAATAAGATAGATAATACTCAAATAGAGGTAGATAGAGATATTATAGTATATGGCAGAGATGAAGCAATAGCCATGGAGAGTAAATTTAAGTTTTCGCCAAAGAACAAGTAG
- a CDS encoding prohibitin family protein, translated as MASDMNDYFNKKKSQSDGFEKKSSGGSGGGGNIPQMPKIDFNFGGGKAGVAYFLVAIIIILVLAKPFTIIEEGERGILSTNGKYQDQALLPGLHFILPVIQKVYIVDTKVRIFNYASGIEAGGGSLSSGIKAQPAIAVLDKRGLPVAIELTVQYRLNAQFAAQTISNWGFSWEDKIINPVVRDVVRNVVGKYDAESLPQMRNSIAEEIELGIRGSVTGLENSPADLQSVQLREILLPPKVKEQIENVQIAKQQVQKAEQEVLRAEQEALRRAAESRGIAEKARIEAQGLADAITIDADAKSKANYLISKSLTTQLLQLEQMKVQGQFNEALRDNKDAKIFLTPGGSTPNIWVDMKDAKQRTSTATE; from the coding sequence ATGGCATCGGATATGAATGACTATTTTAATAAGAAAAAGAGCCAGAGTGATGGGTTTGAGAAAAAATCGAGCGGCGGGAGCGGCGGCGGTGGAAATATTCCTCAAATGCCAAAGATAGATTTTAACTTTGGCGGAGGAAAAGCAGGAGTTGCTTACTTTTTAGTAGCAATTATAATTATTTTAGTTTTAGCAAAACCTTTTACGATTATTGAAGAGGGTGAACGCGGAATTTTAAGTACAAACGGAAAGTACCAAGATCAAGCGCTTCTTCCAGGACTACATTTTATTTTACCTGTAATTCAAAAAGTTTATATTGTAGATACAAAGGTGCGTATCTTTAACTATGCATCTGGAATTGAAGCTGGTGGCGGAAGTCTCTCATCAGGCATAAAGGCTCAACCAGCAATTGCTGTTCTAGATAAACGTGGTCTTCCAGTTGCTATAGAGCTTACAGTGCAGTACAGATTAAATGCGCAATTCGCAGCACAAACAATTTCAAACTGGGGATTTAGCTGGGAAGATAAGATAATCAATCCAGTTGTACGTGACGTAGTTCGTAATGTTGTAGGTAAGTACGATGCTGAGAGTCTTCCACAGATGAGAAATAGCATAGCAGAAGAGATAGAACTTGGAATTAGAGGAAGTGTAACGGGGCTAGAGAACTCTCCAGCAGATTTACAGTCTGTTCAGCTTCGTGAAATTTTACTTCCTCCAAAAGTAAAAGAGCAGATAGAGAATGTTCAAATAGCAAAACAACAAGTTCAAAAAGCTGAGCAAGAGGTTCTGCGTGCTGAGCAAGAAGCACTAAGACGTGCTGCAGAGTCAAGAGGTATAGCAGAGAAGGCTAGAATTGAAGCTCAAGGTCTAGCTGATGCAATTACAATTGATGCAGATGCAAAATCAAAAGCTAACTACTTGATTTCAAAATCATTGACTACTCAGCTACTTCAGTTGGAGCAGATGAAAGTTCAAGGTCAATTTAATGAAGCCCTTAGAGATAATAAAGATGCTAAAATTTTCTTAACACCTGGTGGATCAACTCCAAATATCTGGGTTGATATGAAAGATGCTAAACAGAGAACTTCAACAGCTACTGAGTAG
- a CDS encoding PAS domain-containing sensor histidine kinase, with translation MMKKLDILKNMPKSIVLKSDGKVVLGVYGGKKSLKKLKYQKLKDIFDAKAYKRVKKLKKKKSKSCNISWDGREYEVYFNSNIFYFYDITSYFEVESKLKQSLGELTSKKEELQAVFDLAANGISILDRNGMFLYANKFFQNMMEYTMEELYSHSCISLSSAEYAAPSKTAVEKAIEFGSFEKFKKVCVTKSGIHINASMSLAYLQSRDEIIMITSDITEDIMYQDKLKKQVEIEVAKRTQQHEIMCHQSRLAAMGEMIDSIAHQWRQPLNSLGIIVQGLRHISSQKNIDVKFLKEIEAEMMQKLNYMSQTIDDFSVFFRITKQKESFNLLQSIEDAIRLIEIQLKNYTIAIEITKDESLDLSILGFANEFRQVILNMINNAMMAIVSRSVQNGKIGILIKRVKENFQIEIVDNGGGISKEDMPKIFNPYFTTKDKGSGIGLYMSKVIIESHMNGLLRVKNTKDGAKFTIMLKKGY, from the coding sequence ATGATGAAAAAATTAGATATTTTAAAAAATATGCCAAAATCAATTGTTCTAAAGAGTGATGGAAAGGTGGTTCTTGGTGTTTATGGTGGAAAAAAGAGTTTAAAAAAATTAAAATATCAAAAGCTAAAAGATATCTTTGATGCAAAGGCTTACAAGAGAGTTAAAAAACTTAAGAAAAAAAAGTCTAAGAGCTGCAATATTAGCTGGGATGGACGAGAGTATGAGGTTTATTTTAACTCTAATATCTTTTACTTTTACGATATTACATCCTACTTTGAAGTTGAATCAAAACTAAAACAGAGTTTGGGCGAACTTACTTCTAAAAAAGAGGAGCTTCAAGCAGTTTTTGATCTTGCTGCAAACGGAATTTCTATCCTAGATAGAAATGGAATGTTTTTATATGCGAACAAGTTCTTTCAAAATATGATGGAGTACACGATGGAGGAGTTATATAGCCACTCATGTATCTCTCTCTCATCTGCTGAGTACGCAGCTCCATCAAAAACTGCAGTTGAAAAAGCGATAGAGTTTGGAAGTTTTGAGAAGTTTAAAAAAGTTTGTGTTACAAAGTCTGGCATCCATATAAACGCTAGTATGTCTTTGGCATATCTGCAAAGCAGAGATGAAATTATCATGATAACTTCAGATATTACAGAAGATATTATGTACCAAGACAAACTAAAAAAACAAGTTGAGATAGAAGTCGCAAAAAGAACCCAGCAACATGAGATAATGTGTCATCAGTCAAGACTAGCTGCTATGGGCGAGATGATAGATTCTATTGCCCACCAATGGAGGCAACCGCTAAATAGCCTTGGCATCATAGTCCAAGGGCTAAGACATATCTCAAGCCAGAAAAATATAGATGTTAAGTTTTTAAAAGAGATAGAAGCAGAAATGATGCAAAAACTAAACTACATGTCCCAAACCATTGATGACTTTAGTGTCTTCTTTAGGATAACTAAGCAAAAAGAGAGTTTTAACCTTTTACAAAGCATAGAAGATGCCATAAGACTTATAGAGATACAACTGAAAAACTATACTATTGCTATAGAGATAACAAAAGATGAGAGCTTAGATTTGAGCATTTTAGGTTTTGCAAATGAGTTTAGGCAAGTTATATTAAATATGATAAATAATGCAATGATGGCGATAGTCTCAAGAAGTGTGCAAAATGGCAAAATAGGGATACTCATAAAAAGAGTAAAAGAGAATTTTCAAATAGAGATAGTTGATAATGGTGGAGGAATCTCTAAAGAGGATATGCCAAAGATATTTAATCCATACTTTACAACAAAAGATAAAGGAAGCGGAATAGGGCTTTATATGTCAAAAGTGATTATAGAGAGCCACATGAATGGACTCTTGAGGGTCAAAAACACTAAAGATGGTGCGAAGTTTACTATTATGCTAAAAAAAGGTTATTAA
- a CDS encoding branched-chain amino acid transaminase yields MDAAKYIWMNGKFVSWDDAKVHVLSHTLHYGNGVIEGTKAYKTQKGYAIFRLNDHTKRLKESAKMTIMEIPYSVEELNKAQIELVAKNEFKGDNVYLRPFAFLGYGVMGVYHKHAPVETVVAAWEWGAYLGEEGMKKGIKLKIVSMSRPANTSNMGKAKAVANYLNSQMAKYEAIDCGYEEALLLDDQGYVAEASGASFFMVKNGVLITPPNDNSLESITQKTVIELATDMGIKVERRRLSREDVYVADEAFLTGTAAEITPVRHVDGRDIGCGARGEMTEKLQSKYFDVVFGRDKKYEHYLTYVN; encoded by the coding sequence ATGGATGCAGCTAAGTATATTTGGATGAATGGAAAGTTTGTTAGTTGGGATGATGCAAAGGTACATGTACTCTCTCATACACTACACTATGGTAATGGCGTAATTGAAGGCACTAAGGCATATAAAACCCAAAAAGGTTACGCTATTTTTCGCCTAAATGACCATACAAAAAGATTAAAAGAGTCTGCAAAGATGACTATTATGGAAATTCCTTACTCAGTTGAGGAGCTTAACAAGGCACAAATAGAACTAGTTGCAAAAAATGAGTTTAAGGGCGATAATGTATATCTTCGTCCATTTGCATTTTTAGGTTATGGTGTTATGGGTGTTTACCATAAACACGCACCAGTTGAAACTGTTGTTGCAGCTTGGGAGTGGGGCGCTTATCTTGGTGAAGAGGGTATGAAAAAAGGGATAAAACTTAAAATCGTATCTATGAGCAGACCAGCAAACACTTCAAATATGGGTAAAGCAAAGGCAGTTGCAAACTACTTAAATTCTCAAATGGCTAAGTATGAAGCTATAGACTGTGGATATGAAGAAGCGCTTTTGCTTGATGATCAAGGCTATGTTGCAGAAGCTTCGGGGGCTAGTTTTTTTATGGTAAAGAATGGAGTTTTAATTACTCCTCCAAACGACAACTCACTAGAATCAATTACTCAAAAAACAGTGATTGAGTTAGCGACTGATATGGGCATCAAAGTTGAGCGTCGCCGTCTCTCAAGGGAGGATGTTTACGTTGCAGATGAGGCATTTTTAACTGGAACTGCTGCTGAGATTACTCCTGTTCGTCATGTTGATGGCAGAGATATAGGATGTGGCGCAAGAGGCGAGATGACAGAAAAACTTCAAAGTAAATATTTTGACGTTGTATTTGGCAGAGATAAAAAATATGAGCACTACTTAACATACGTAAACTAA
- a CDS encoding DUF1641 domain-containing protein, translated as MSEKVEVLKTKEMQELEAKMTMLIQTGRIDNLIDLMAVISDNIEMTTQPMVEKMIGTVDNLATAGFITENAVRFAKRESANNPVPTLFGILKLMKDEETRKGLAFMLNLTKGIGKQL; from the coding sequence ATGAGCGAAAAAGTGGAAGTTTTAAAAACAAAAGAGATGCAAGAGCTAGAAGCAAAGATGACTATGCTAATCCAAACAGGACGCATAGACAATCTTATAGACCTAATGGCAGTTATTTCAGACAACATAGAGATGACAACACAACCAATGGTTGAGAAGATGATAGGAACAGTTGATAACTTAGCTACGGCTGGATTTATAACAGAAAATGCAGTTCGTTTTGCAAAAAGAGAGAGTGCAAACAATCCAGTGCCTACTCTTTTTGGTATATTAAAGTTGATGAAAGATGAAGAGACAAGAAAGGGGTTGGCCTTTATGCTAAACCTTACTAAGGGAATCGGCAAACAATTATAG
- a CDS encoding NAD(P)/FAD-dependent oxidoreductase yields MKKKILIVGGGTAGTMTANNLAKKLMPEIDRGEIEITLISNSKNHYYRPGAMYVAFGKSEGYEFVRDQRSLLMSEINFEIQEATEIDTKNNFVKAKSGKKFEYDFLVLATGCEAAPDRIPGLSEGGDWFYTYEGATKLAKKFHNITKGRVLVTVNFPKTPNIPHQCGIAPVETTIMLHDFLTQRGVRENIEILYTYPTHAQSVTNGLFLQEPTSKVLPAVFDGAGIKHRTGFTLSKVDAKKKIAYSAEGEEIEFDILMSTPPFIATKFIRESGLSQALDNEGWLPTDKKTLKVKGLSNVYTLGDVVDLPVSKAGGTIHNQTDVVADNIASELRHGYPTENYDGLVIAIAQMGLSCGMPLWYNYEEDVQPTPCSKLGSFVRKGFNKGIYWAAARGMV; encoded by the coding sequence ATGAAGAAAAAAATTCTTATAGTCGGTGGCGGAACTGCTGGAACTATGACTGCAAATAATCTTGCAAAAAAACTTATGCCAGAGATTGATAGAGGTGAGATAGAAATTACACTGATTTCTAACTCTAAAAATCACTACTATAGACCAGGTGCTATGTATGTTGCTTTTGGAAAATCAGAAGGATATGAGTTTGTAAGAGACCAGCGTTCACTGCTTATGAGCGAGATAAACTTTGAGATACAAGAAGCTACAGAGATAGATACAAAGAACAACTTTGTAAAAGCAAAAAGCGGTAAAAAATTTGAGTATGATTTTTTAGTTTTAGCTACTGGCTGTGAAGCGGCTCCAGATAGAATTCCTGGACTTAGTGAGGGCGGAGACTGGTTTTATACTTATGAGGGTGCTACAAAGTTAGCAAAAAAGTTTCATAACATTACAAAGGGAAGAGTTCTTGTTACAGTAAATTTTCCAAAAACTCCAAACATTCCACATCAGTGTGGTATAGCGCCTGTTGAGACAACCATCATGTTGCATGATTTTTTAACACAAAGAGGTGTAAGAGAGAATATTGAGATACTCTATACTTACCCAACTCATGCGCAAAGTGTAACAAATGGGCTTTTTCTTCAAGAGCCAACTTCAAAAGTTTTACCTGCTGTATTTGATGGTGCAGGAATAAAACATAGAACAGGTTTTACGTTGAGTAAAGTTGATGCCAAGAAGAAGATAGCTTATTCAGCGGAGGGAGAAGAGATTGAGTTTGATATACTCATGTCAACACCACCTTTTATAGCTACAAAATTTATAAGAGAATCAGGTCTCTCGCAAGCATTAGATAATGAGGGTTGGCTTCCAACAGATAAAAAAACTCTAAAGGTAAAAGGGTTGAGTAATGTTTACACACTAGGAGATGTTGTTGACTTGCCCGTATCAAAAGCTGGTGGAACGATACATAATCAAACAGATGTAGTAGCAGATAATATCGCATCAGAACTTCGTCATGGTTACCCAACAGAGAACTATGACGGACTAGTTATTGCCATCGCTCAAATGGGGTTATCTTGCGGTATGCCTCTTTGGTACAACTATGAAGAGGATGTTCAACCAACACCTTGTAGTAAACTAGGTAGCTTTGTGAGAAAAGGCTTTAATAAAGGCATCTACTGGGCAGCAGCTCGTGGTATGGTATAG
- a CDS encoding DUF2393 domain-containing protein — translation MITLFNFWHYLAFTIGFIVLGVGVFFALKQKKQSMVFSIIFSVLLITILMSAVSIVVIDKYTKIAKLYKLENKRNLSTEQIMYSGIVRNEGDYEIGEVTFEIKLVNKGHVSGNVKAGTFFSPRGFFDFFDFIISDESRKDTKPQQIEYKFVVAKNLKPKESQEFRVYFDYPPYFSSVSHFSNVSAH, via the coding sequence ATGATTACACTTTTTAACTTTTGGCACTATTTAGCATTTACGATTGGATTTATTGTTTTGGGTGTGGGAGTTTTTTTTGCATTAAAGCAGAAAAAACAGAGCATGGTTTTCTCTATAATATTTTCAGTTTTGCTTATAACCATTTTAATGTCTGCTGTTTCAATAGTTGTTATTGATAAATATACGAAAATCGCAAAACTTTATAAGCTTGAAAATAAAAGAAATTTAAGTACAGAGCAGATTATGTATAGTGGAATTGTAAGAAATGAGGGTGATTATGAGATTGGAGAGGTCACCTTTGAGATAAAACTCGTAAACAAAGGACATGTAAGTGGCAATGTAAAAGCTGGTACATTTTTTAGCCCAAGAGGTTTTTTTGATTTTTTTGATTTTATAATATCTGATGAATCAAGAAAAGATACCAAACCGCAGCAAATTGAATATAAGTTTGTAGTAGCAAAAAATTTAAAGCCTAAAGAGAGTCAAGAGTTTAGAGTATATTTTGATTATCCACCATACTTTAGTAGTGTTTCACATTTCTCTAACGTTTCTGCGCATTAA
- the hisIE gene encoding bifunctional phosphoribosyl-AMP cyclohydrolase/phosphoribosyl-ATP diphosphatase HisIE, whose protein sequence is MQEIINKIDWQKIELLPVVVQDIITNEVLMMAYMNEEALTLSLSTKIAHYFSRSKQRIWKKGESSGHIQEIDSFSIDCDNDTLLIKVKQHGVACHTGRRSCFFTELQTGTIKSEIEVKSEALYGVIDTLYHTIQERKFADPSTSWTAKLLSKGDNTILKKVVEEAAEFSFACKDSDEKEIIYEAADLTYHVLVALAAKNISPDRIKQELSRRFDMSGIAEKNSRDT, encoded by the coding sequence ATGCAAGAGATTATAAATAAAATAGACTGGCAGAAAATAGAACTTCTGCCAGTAGTTGTTCAAGATATCATAACCAATGAAGTGTTGATGATGGCATACATGAACGAAGAGGCATTAACGCTCTCGCTTAGCACAAAAATTGCTCACTACTTTTCTCGTTCAAAACAGCGTATCTGGAAAAAAGGTGAGAGCAGCGGGCATATACAAGAGATAGATAGTTTTAGTATCGATTGTGATAATGACACTCTTTTGATAAAAGTTAAACAGCATGGTGTAGCTTGCCATACAGGGAGACGCTCTTGTTTTTTTACAGAGCTACAAACAGGAACGATAAAGAGCGAGATAGAAGTTAAGAGTGAAGCTCTTTATGGAGTTATTGATACACTCTATCACACCATTCAAGAGAGAAAATTTGCAGATCCAAGCACGTCATGGACTGCAAAACTTCTTAGCAAAGGCGATAATACAATACTCAAAAAAGTTGTAGAAGAGGCAGCTGAGTTTAGTTTTGCATGTAAAGATAGTGATGAAAAAGAGATAATTTATGAAGCAGCAGACTTAACTTACCATGTGCTTGTCGCACTTGCTGCAAAAAATATATCTCCAGATAGAATCAAACAAGAGCTCTCTCGCAGATTTGATATGAGTGGAATCGCTGAGAAAAACTCAAGAGATACATAG
- a CDS encoding DUF2393 domain-containing protein encodes MYKINEFIKELILYDYILFGSLLLVFLILLIIGIVFRQKTLLAVFLIFFAFIILIFGSTVGYVEMHNYLFKNETTLTSQKKLSFTQAVVVYGRVKNVSQRDFKSCKVSATVYRFSGNEIKDYIKKFKPIVKMSIVEEDIAIGQEREIKIIISPFVYGGDYNVSLGADCR; translated from the coding sequence ATGTATAAAATAAACGAATTCATTAAAGAGTTAATCCTTTATGATTATATTCTTTTTGGTTCTTTGTTACTTGTTTTTCTGATTTTGCTAATTATTGGCATAGTTTTTCGTCAAAAAACGCTCTTGGCTGTATTTTTAATCTTTTTTGCATTTATAATCCTCATATTTGGCTCAACAGTTGGTTATGTAGAGATGCACAATTATCTTTTTAAAAACGAGACAACACTTACTAGCCAAAAAAAACTCTCCTTTACACAAGCGGTTGTAGTTTATGGAAGAGTTAAAAACGTTTCACAAAGAGATTTTAAAAGTTGTAAGGTTAGTGCTACTGTATATAGATTCAGTGGCAACGAAATTAAAGATTATATAAAAAAATTCAAGCCTATCGTTAAAATGTCGATTGTTGAAGAAGATATTGCCATTGGGCAAGAGCGTGAAATTAAGATTATTATTTCTCCATTTGTTTATGGTGGTGATTATAATGTCTCTCTTGGAGCAGATTGCAGATGA
- a CDS encoding TIGR01212 family radical SAM protein (This family includes YhcC from E. coli K-12, an uncharacterized radical SAM protein.), with translation MKQIFTFGNYLRDKFGCKVYKVGINISGFTCPNIDGTVAKGGCTFCENDSFSASTNETQELKGFHLNLNSQINPNLDKQLLQLEMQFNAISKRQRDEYGAKKFLVYFQSFTNTYAPLSTLKALYEKALSFDNVVGLSIGTRSDSITDETLEYIAQLNKEKEIWIEFGIQSVYDETLKKINRGHDSANVKEWILKAKKSGLHVCGHLIFGLPDETQEMMLHTAKEAYLWGIDSVKYHPLYVVKKTALANDFTKGDFLPINEELYLDTLTKAINMKPDTISVQRVTAGIDNDSLLAPEWCRDKNAQIKKINSSLKPFNLKY, from the coding sequence ATGAAACAAATTTTTACCTTTGGCAACTACTTACGAGATAAGTTTGGTTGTAAAGTTTATAAAGTCGGTATCAATATCTCTGGTTTTACATGTCCAAATATAGATGGAACAGTAGCGAAGGGCGGATGCACATTTTGTGAGAATGACTCCTTTAGCGCAAGTACAAATGAGACTCAAGAGCTAAAAGGGTTTCATTTAAATCTCAACTCACAAATAAATCCAAATTTAGATAAACAACTTCTACAACTTGAGATGCAATTTAATGCAATTAGTAAAAGACAACGTGATGAGTATGGAGCTAAAAAGTTTTTAGTCTATTTCCAATCTTTTACAAATACCTATGCTCCACTCTCAACACTAAAGGCTCTCTACGAAAAAGCTCTCTCATTTGATAATGTAGTAGGTCTTAGTATTGGCACACGCTCAGATAGCATAACAGATGAGACGTTAGAGTACATAGCACAACTTAACAAAGAAAAAGAGATATGGATAGAGTTTGGGATACAATCAGTCTATGATGAAACACTCAAAAAAATAAATCGCGGTCATGATAGCGCAAATGTTAAAGAGTGGATTTTAAAGGCAAAGAAGAGCGGGTTACATGTATGTGGACATCTTATATTTGGTCTGCCTGATGAGACACAGGAGATGATGCTTCATACCGCAAAAGAAGCTTATCTGTGGGGAATTGATTCTGTGAAGTATCACCCTCTTTATGTTGTAAAAAAAACAGCTCTTGCAAATGATTTTACAAAAGGAGATTTTTTGCCAATTAATGAAGAGTTATATCTTGATACGCTTACAAAAGCTATAAATATGAAGCCAGATACTATTTCAGTTCAAAGAGTAACAGCTGGAATAGATAATGACTCTCTTCTAGCACCAGAGTGGTGTAGAGATAAAAATGCTCAGATTAAAAAGATAAACAGCTCACTCAAACCTTTTAATCTTAAGTATTAA
- a CDS encoding response regulator transcription factor: protein MQAIHKKLHSLTLLIAEDDESTLKWLSRVLSIYFKEVRVAKDAMEALELFEQTPSDVIISDIQMPQVDGLHLLQKISLLSPSTTRVVMTAYNTPEYINRAVESNVDFYLKKPIDIDEFLVAIASSRAKVDEQVFFLNEGYMYDYKQKLVKKDEQSIKLTKKEVLLLELLLKNRKSIVSIEQIEHSVWEESVSDDAIRMVVVGIRKKLYQGVIENVKGLGYRVE from the coding sequence ATGCAAGCCATACATAAAAAACTACACTCCCTTACTCTTTTGATTGCAGAAGATGATGAGAGCACTCTAAAGTGGCTTAGTCGTGTTTTGTCCATCTATTTCAAAGAGGTTAGAGTTGCAAAAGATGCCATGGAGGCTTTAGAGCTTTTTGAACAAACTCCATCTGATGTTATCATCTCAGATATCCAGATGCCACAAGTCGATGGTTTGCATCTTCTGCAAAAGATATCACTACTCTCTCCAAGTACCACGAGAGTTGTCATGACAGCTTACAATACCCCAGAGTACATTAACAGAGCGGTAGAGTCAAATGTTGATTTTTATCTTAAGAAGCCAATAGATATAGATGAATTTTTAGTCGCAATAGCTTCAAGTAGAGCTAAAGTAGATGAGCAGGTGTTTTTTTTAAATGAGGGCTACATGTATGACTACAAACAGAAGTTAGTAAAAAAAGATGAGCAGAGTATAAAACTAACAAAAAAAGAGGTTTTGCTTCTTGAACTTTTGTTAAAAAACAGAAAATCTATAGTTAGTATAGAGCAGATTGAACATAGCGTTTGGGAGGAGAGTGTTAGTGATGATGCTATTAGAATGGTGGTAGTAGGTATCCGAAAAAAACTCTATCAAGGTGTTATAGAAAATGTTAAAGGGCTTGGATATAGAGTAGAGTAG
- the pstS gene encoding phosphate ABC transporter substrate-binding protein PstS yields the protein MLKKLALVTLVAAASISSSFASDKINGAGASFPAPLYYDWAYNYKKDTTNLVNYQSIGSGGGIKQIAKRVVEFGASDEALSTLALAKDNLFQFPAVIGSIVVAFNVDGVADETLKLSNEVVADIFAGKITMWNDKAIAVDNQGLNLPNQKIIVVHRSDGSGTTFNFTYYLTQSSKNWKESFGTGKTIDWATGIGAKGNEGVASLLKQTPYSIGYIENAYKEKNNLSAAILKTANGKWVKATEENFKAAAKYATWTKAEHFYSVLALQQGDTSYPIVAATFILLPREGGDMNKKVIAFYDYAFKNGDESAKKLGYIPLPEETKNMIKEYWTTNIK from the coding sequence ATGTTAAAGAAATTAGCTTTAGTTACTTTGGTTGCAGCAGCATCAATTAGTTCTTCATTTGCGTCGGATAAGATAAACGGTGCAGGTGCCTCGTTTCCTGCTCCTCTATATTATGATTGGGCATATAACTATAAAAAAGATACAACAAATCTTGTAAATTATCAGTCAATAGGTTCAGGCGGAGGAATCAAGCAAATCGCAAAAAGAGTTGTTGAGTTTGGTGCATCTGATGAAGCTCTAAGCACGTTAGCACTTGCAAAGGATAACCTATTTCAGTTTCCAGCAGTGATTGGTTCAATCGTAGTTGCATTTAACGTAGATGGAGTTGCTGATGAAACTCTTAAGCTTAGCAATGAAGTTGTAGCAGATATTTTTGCAGGAAAAATTACAATGTGGAATGATAAAGCTATCGCAGTGGATAATCAAGGGCTTAATCTTCCAAATCAAAAAATCATAGTTGTACACCGTTCGGATGGAAGCGGAACAACTTTTAACTTTACGTATTATCTGACACAAAGTTCTAAAAATTGGAAAGAGAGTTTCGGAACAGGTAAGACGATTGACTGGGCTACTGGAATAGGCGCAAAAGGCAATGAAGGTGTAGCAAGTTTGCTTAAGCAGACTCCTTACTCAATCGGATACATAGAAAATGCTTATAAAGAGAAAAATAACCTAAGTGCGGCTATTTTAAAAACTGCTAATGGAAAATGGGTAAAAGCAACAGAAGAGAACTTCAAAGCTGCTGCAAAATATGCTACTTGGACAAAAGCGGAGCACTTTTACTCTGTTTTAGCACTGCAGCAAGGTGATACATCTTACCCAATCGTTGCGGCTACATTCATACTTCTTCCTAGAGAAGGCGGCGATATGAATAAAAAGGTAATAGCTTTTTATGATTACGCATTTAAAAACGGTGACGAATCAGCTAAAAAGTTAGGTTATATTCCTCTTCCTGAGGAGACTAAAAATATGATTAAAGAGTATTGGACAACTAATATAAAATAA